A portion of the Ficedula albicollis isolate OC2 chromosome 4, FicAlb1.5, whole genome shotgun sequence genome contains these proteins:
- the LOC101807374 gene encoding uncharacterized protein LOC101807374, whose amino-acid sequence MKRMIIFCMLFFCSTMVLTETSPKTLKYKQILKKIEQLESMVKEKDAELLHTPENPVEGCLNTTVTCFQKGLQKLQPASSQDNPKFTKAIRIVNGFTCKDCGTVGFPHSAYNCDHCSLFSIAHAPCNGGIVENKSVRKKQSAFHYFGN is encoded by the exons ATGAAGAGAATGATTATTTTCTGcatgcttttcttctgctccaCTATGGTGCTGACTGAAACTTCACCCAAAACACTAAAATACAAACAGATTCTCAAGAAAATTGAACAGTTAGAATCTATGGTGAAAGAAAAG gatGCTGAGTTGCTGCATACACCAGAAAACCCTGTG GAAGGATGCCTGAACACAACTGTGACCTGCTTCCAGAAGGGTCTCCAGAAATTACAGCCAGCGAGCAGCCAAGATAATCCAAAGTTCACCAAAGCCATTAGAATTGTGAACGGATTCACCTGCAAAGACTGTGGAACGGTAGGATTTCCTCACAGTGCTTACAACTGTGATCATTGCTCCTTATTTTCTATAGCACATGCCCCCTGCAATGGGGGAATTGTTGAAAACAAATCCGTCAGAAAAAAGCAATCTGCCTTTCATTACTTTGGAAATTAG